The Candidatus Eisenbacteria bacterium genome segment GACCGGCGCCGTGAAGGACTCCGGGCAGACGACCCCCGGGTCGGGCGTGCTCCCCCCCAACCCCGGACCGATGTAGCGGCCGACACGGATGTCCTCCACCACCGCTCCCGAATTCAAGACGATCACGATCAACATGGGGCCGCAGCACCCCTCGACCCATGGGGTGCTGCGGCTCGTGATCGAGCTCGACGGCGAGACCGTGGTCGCGCTCAAGCCCGTGATGGGATACCTCCACACGGGCATGGAGAAGATCATGGAGTCGAAGAGCTACACGAAGTCCCTCACGGTCACAGACCGGATGGACTACCTGTCGCCCCTCGGCAACAACATGGCGTACGTGGGCGCGGTCGAGCGGATCATGAGCCTCGAGATCCCCGAGCGCGCGCAGGTGCTCCGGGTGATCCTGCTCGAGCTCGCGCGCATCTCCTCGCACCTGGTGTGGCTCGGCACCCACGCGATCGACCTCGGCGCGATGAGCGTCTTCCTCTACTGTTTCCGGGAGCGCGAGAAGCTCCTCGACGTGAACGACATGGTCGCGGGCTCGCGCATGACGCCGAGCTACTTCCGGGTGGGCGGCTTCTTCCAGGACGTGCCGGACACGTTCGTGCCGCACGTGAAGAAGTTCGTGGACGAGTTCCCGACGGCCCTCGCCGAGTACCAGAACCTGCTCACGAAGAACCGGATCTGGATGAAGCGCACGATCGGGGTGGGCACGATCACCCGGGAGCAGGCGCTCGCGCTCTCCGTCACGGGGCCGACCCTGCGGGGGAGCGACTGCAGCTACGACGTGCGGAAGGCGATGCCCTACTGCGGGTACGAGACCTACGACTTCGACGTCCCGGTCGGGAAGAACGGCGACGTCTACGACCGCTACCTCTGCCGCATCGAGGAGATGAAGCAGTCGCTCCGGATCGTCCGGCAGGGGCTCGACCGCCTGAAGCCCGGGCCCGTCCGCGCGAACAACCCGTACCTCTTCCCGGCGTCGCGCGAGGACGTGAAGAAGGGAATGGAGGAGCTGATCTTCCACTTCAAGATCATGTCCGAGGGGTTCCGCCCGCCCATCGGAGATTCGTACTTCTCGATCGAGTCGCCCAAGGGCGAGCTGGGCTTCTACGTGGTGAGCGACGGCACCGCGCTCCCGTACCGGGTGCGCGTGCGGCCGCCGTCCTTCATCAATCTCCAGGCGCTCGAATCGATGAGCATCGGGCGCATGGTCGCGGACACGGTGGCGTGCATCGGCTCGATCGACATCGTTCTGGGGGAGGTGGACCGCTGAGATGAGCTCGAGCCCGAGCGCGAACGGACGCGTGCTGACCGCCACGGTCGACCTGCCCGATTCGCACACCCTGAAGGTCTACAGGAAGCACGGCGGCTACGAGGCGCTCGAGACCGCCCTGGGGAAGAGCCCCGACGAGGTCATCGACCTCGTGAAGCGCTCCGGCTTGCGAGGCCGCGGCGGCGCCGGATTCCCGACCGGCACCAAGTGGGGCTTCGTCCCGAAGTCGAAGGACAAGCCGAAGTACCTCTGCGTGAACGCCGACGAGAGCGA includes the following:
- the nuoD gene encoding NADH dehydrogenase (quinone) subunit D; the encoded protein is MSSTTAPEFKTITINMGPQHPSTHGVLRLVIELDGETVVALKPVMGYLHTGMEKIMESKSYTKSLTVTDRMDYLSPLGNNMAYVGAVERIMSLEIPERAQVLRVILLELARISSHLVWLGTHAIDLGAMSVFLYCFREREKLLDVNDMVAGSRMTPSYFRVGGFFQDVPDTFVPHVKKFVDEFPTALAEYQNLLTKNRIWMKRTIGVGTITREQALALSVTGPTLRGSDCSYDVRKAMPYCGYETYDFDVPVGKNGDVYDRYLCRIEEMKQSLRIVRQGLDRLKPGPVRANNPYLFPASREDVKKGMEELIFHFKIMSEGFRPPIGDSYFSIESPKGELGFYVVSDGTALPYRVRVRPPSFINLQALESMSIGRMVADTVACIGSIDIVLGEVDR